One Chionomys nivalis chromosome 4, mChiNiv1.1, whole genome shotgun sequence genomic region harbors:
- the LOC130872696 gene encoding putative spermatogenesis-associated protein 31C1: MQERLVNTSSIYQDLGQDASGEAFKPDAAKAHLPTRQPTEESVATNSSLETSSAPRNEHLLLQDSKPLYPVLMKSSSIEPQLSVSASWPPKSLTTGRRHSPPQQWAPPYPSHPLDPVGFLPPMPDPSMAAPEFEWKILATSQSTPLKGLSSPIPTTPGLNPLRRPTSTTPGLKNSSRSTSTSLDLDHVSRPTSTTSGLDHLSRPTFTNPGLDHLSRPTSTTPVLDHIRRHISEPFRYQVASTTSYNSNLTRDESLQEDLLLTIHEPSFRTGPTDCMIEAGEPSSINRDMQDMLEALTSKRVQLKFRKEKEKERSDLCLLHSWRSKQDDITSRLFWRKNCKSEQFLAQQMILGNHLKETYNQLFWGHPILHSESLVATVSMAGASLHRPSILFNGSSAYSPLQDQTNHPSKLCSPQPLLHHSVKSQPMTPKFSCSRSPPEARIQTQARDPSPLSKLPCDSAPIRDDGAPCPTPSGTHVIVPPAVEHLECHFIKKRRESVSDLPFMVKKSYEAFHQHTSNSWDSQGEFISAELLQQMEKDFKKAFKQQQGQWPHKAELSLDLDQTQVNHGTSCPSTLANESSQHPQSVSSNGPEIFQPWRNPHHYLTKCLRRALKKPLSRSLEVLETICETEEETSHNRHPRSDVPSVSPVGPGKEELDGTLRNDEWRQTKDTLLPKQTCCEISKPTVVTQKKPSFHESNTCKKTNKETFIVDPGIQKVLEAHITRRLVRHRWRLPLRVLKAKRVLNLKATTTLPFPQPSNASLPWESRDNSIIHMAGALGEPFQKDPEKEGTKTSTVESQSAQKCPSVLQVEYVREAAPPGTNFGPLEAPTVTQEDNVTSVREFSVPSQSSNSRNIKELVETEEEEPYYWIIPLETVELSNIELNEYLETSGTLSSPSESFSQDSEDSGQSTPYCSTAGIGLQECAIGEYCQDWVPEVLLAAEILVSRASQAKFKVVSTEINSPFKDKYPVPKNSKPEEQQYSHISVTNNKKDTSRNPKQDIQVKGTKSGQGHRSTNEKFGDRVKSFVQSIFTPKYKEKETSKQKCKGLPPMTQSQPSVTGKLFMPVAEKAEGQNFMTSVGQSLKKKLEVHNSYVSPNPVGRPGSHQRIPIAESKKNQGNSTVRQANHNLQSKPARDKGMPCGNKQAQNLSNTGREVLFFSDLFSDRHEELACD, from the coding sequence ATGCAGGAGAGGCTTGTCAATACCAGCAGCATTTACCAGGACTTAGGACAAGATGCCTCAGGTGAAGCATTCAAACCAGATGCTGCCAAAGCCCACCTGCCAACTAGGCAGCCCACAGAGGAGTCTGTGGCCACCAATTCGTCCCTAGAGACTTCTTCTGCTCCTCGCAATGAACACCTGTTGCTTCAAGATTCTAAGCCCTTGTATCCTGTCCTGATGAAGTCTTCATCAATTGAGCCACAGTTGTCTGTGAGTGCCTCTTGGCCACCAAAGTCTTTGACAACTGGAAGACGCCATTCACCACCACAACAATGGGCACCTCCCTACCCATCTCATCCTCTGGATCCTGTGGGTTTTCTTCCACCCATGCCAGATCCCAGCATGGCAGCTCCTGAGTTTGAGTGGAAAATACTGGCGACCTCACAGAGCACACCTCTGAAAGGTTTGTCTTCTCCCATACCAACCACACCAGGGCTTAACCCCCTAAGGAGGCCTACCTCAACCACCCCAGGTCTTAAAAACTCTAGCAGGTCTACTTCAACCAGCTTAGACCTTGACCACGTAAGCAGGCCTACCTCAACCACCTCAGGCCTTGACCACTTAAGCAGGCCTACCTTTACTAACCCAGGCCTTGACCACTTAAGCAGGCCTACCTCAACCACTCCAGTCCTTGACCACATAAGAAGGCATATCTCAGAACCTTTCAGATACCAGGTAGCTTCCACAACATCATACAACTCAAACCTAACACGTGATGAGTCCTTGCAAGAGGATCTTTTGCTCACCATCCACGAGCCCTCGTTCAGGACAGGCCCCACAGACTGTATGATAGAGGCTGGGGAGCCCTCTTCCATCAACCGTGACATGCAGGATATGCTGGAAGCTCTAACAAGCAAAAGAGTCCAACTAAAATTtcgaaaggaaaaagaaaaagaaagatctgaCCTATGCTTGCTGCACTCCTGGAGAAGCAAGCAAGACGACATAACCTCACGCCTCTTCTGGAGGAAAAACTGCAAATCTGAGCAGTTTTTGGCTCAACAGATGATCTTAGGCAACCATTTAAAGGAGACATATAACCAGCTTTTCTGGGGGCACCCCATACTCCACAGTGAGTCCCTTGTCGCCACTGTCAGCATGGCAGGGGCTTCACTCCATCGCCCCTCCATCTTGTTCAATGGAAGCTCTGCTTACAGCCCCTTACAAGATCAGACAAACCACCCTTCAAAGCTCTGTTCTCCACAGCCCTTGCTTCATCACTCAGTCAAATCCCAACCTATGACTCCAAAGTTTTCCTGCTCCCGATCTCCACCAGAGGCTAGAATCCAAACCCAGGCCCGGGACCCATCCCCTCTCTCAAAGCTACCATGCGATTCAGCTCCAATTAGGGATGATGGGGCTCCTTGTCCTACACCTTCAGGAACCCATGTTATTGTCCCACCTGCTGTTGAACACCTAGAGTGccactttataaagaaacgccGAGAAAGTGTGAGTGATTTACCATTCATGGTCAAAAAATCATATGAAGCATTTCATCAACACACTTCCAATAGTTGGGACTCACAGGGGGAATTCATTAGTGCTGAACTCTTGCAGCAGatggaaaaagattttaaaaaggcaTTCAAGCAACAACAAGGTCAATGGCCTCACAAAGCCGAGCTATCTCTGGACCTGGATCAGACACAAGTGAATCACGGGACTTCATGCCCCTCAACACTGGCAAATGAAAGTAGTCAGCATCCACAGAGTGTCTCATCAAATGGTCCAGAGATATTCCAACCATGGAGGAACCCACACCACTATCTGACAAAATGTCTGCGAAGAGCTCTGAAAAAACCTCTCTCCAGGAGCCTAGAAGTTCTTGAGACCATCTGTGAAACCGAGGAGGAAACTTCCCACAATAGACACCCGAGAAGTGATGTGCCAAGTGTTTCCCCAGTGGGACCAGGAAAGGAAGAGCTAGACGGCACCCTGAGAAATGATGAGTGGAGACAAACAAAGGACACTTTGTTGCCCAAGCAAACCTGTTGTGAAATCTCAAAGCCAACTGTGGTAACTCAGAAAAAACCATCCTTCCATGAGTCAAACACTTGCAAGAAAACTAATAAAGAGACTTTCATCGTAGATCCGGGCATTCAGAAGGTGTTAGAAGCACATATTACAAGACGCCTGGTGAGGCACAGATGGAGGCTGCCACTCAGAGTCCTCAAGGCCAAACGTGTTCTAAACTTGAAGGCAACTACAACTTTGCCCTTTCCACAGCCCTCTAATGCCTCTCTGCCCTGGGAATCTAGAGACAACTCCATTATCCATATGGCCGGTGCCCTGGGAGAACCCTTCCAGAAGGACCCAGAAAAGGAAGGCACAAAAACTTCCACTGTGGAATCTCAATCCGCACAGAAGTGTCCTTCTGTTCTCCAGGTAGAATACGTGAGAGAGGCGGCTCCTCCTGGTACCAACTTTGGGCCACTTGAGGCCCCTACAGTCACTCAGGAGGACAATGTGACATCTGTTCGGGAGTTCAGTGTGCCTTCCCAGTCCTCAAATAGCAGGAATATCAAGGAGctggtggagacagaggaggaagagccCTATTACTGGATAATCCCCTTGGAAACTGTAGAGTTGAGTAATATTGAACTCAATGAATATCTGGAGACCAGCGGGACTCTATCATCCCCTTCTGAAAGCTTTTCCCAGGATTCAGAAGACTCGGGCCAGAGCACACCATACTGTTCAACTGCTGGCATTGGCCTGCAGGAGTGTGCCATTGGCGAGTACTGCCAAGACTGGGTCCCCGAGGTTCTGCTTGCTGCAGAGATCCTGGTTTCCAGGGCCTCCCAGGCCAAGTTTAAGGTTGTGTCCACTGAAATCAACTCACCCTTCAAGGACAAGTACCCTGTCCCCAAGAATTCCAAACCAGAGGAACAACAGTATAGCCACATCTCtgttacaaataacaaaaaagataCTTCTAGAAATCCAAAGCAGGACATACAAGTTAAAGGTACCAAGTCTGGCCAAGGCCACAGGTCAACTAATGAAAAGTTCGGGGACAGAGTAAAAAGCTTTGTGCAGTCGATTTTTACTCCcaaatacaaagagaaagaaacctcCAAGCAAAAATGCAAGGGTTTACCACCAATGACCCAAAGTCAACCATCAGTCACAGGCAAACTCTTCATGCCTGTCGCTGAAAAAGCTGAAGGACAGAACTTCATGACTAGTGTTGGACAGAGCCTAAAGAAGAAATTGGAGGTTCACAATAGCTATGTATCCCCAAATCCTGTGGGTAGGCCTGGATCCCACCAAAGGATTCCAATAGcagaatcaaagaaaaaccaaGGAAACAGCACAGTTCGACAAGCAAACCACAACTTACAGAGCAAACCTGCCCGGGACAAAGGGATGCCCTGTGGAAACAAGCAGGCCCAG